The nucleotide window CAAGACGCGCGAACGTCTGGCTGAACTGCGTGGCCAACTTGAAAGCGCACAGATTCCATGTTCATGGATCCAGGGCGAAATGCCTCAAGATCGTCGTAACAATGCGATTGCACGTTTCCGTGATGGCACAGTTAACGTCCTGCTTGCAACCGACGTTGCCGCTCGTGGTATCGACCTTCCTGATGTGTCACACGTGATCAACTATGACTTGCCACGTACAGCAGATGTTTACCTGCACCGTATTGGTCGTACTGCTCGTGCTGGTAAAAAAGGTAACGCTATCTCAATTGTCGAGGCGCACGACCAGCCAATGATGGATCGCGTCGCTCGTTACGTTAAAGAAGACATCAAAGAGCGTTTCATCAAAGAGATGCGTCCAAAACACAAAAAACCGGTGTTTAAGAAGAAAAAGAAAAAAGACGACAAGAAGAAAACAGCGAAAAAGAAAGTCGCTAAGAAGAAGTAAGTTTATACCCAAATAGTGAAAGGGTTGGCAATGCCAACCCTTTTTTGTATCCGGAGTTTGAGCTTAGTTCTGCTCTTCGCGTTTGAAAACCAGCTCTGTTGGCGTCGACTCTTCTTCGACGAAGTAGTATCCCGCCGTATCAAACTTAGTCAGGTCAGCGACACTCTCAATTCGATTTTCGATAATGTAACGCGCCATCATGCCACGCGCTTTTTTAGCGTAGAAGCTGATCACTTTGTATTGACCATTTTTACAATCTTTAAAGATTGGCGTGATCACTTGAGCATCAAGGTTCTTTGGTTTCACCGCCTTAAAGTACTCGTTTGATGCCAGGTTAATCAGCACATTATCGCCTTGGGCTACAATCGCTTCGTTGAGCTTGTCAGTGATGACATTGCCCCAAAACTGGTACAAGTTAGCTCCTTTGTCGTTGGCAAGCTTAGTACCCATTTCCAGACGATATGGTTGCATCAAATCTAATGGTTTCAACAAACCATAAAGGCCAGATAGCATACGCAGATGATCTTGAGCGTAATCAAAGTCAGCTTCAGACAAGCTTTCAGCTTCAAGACCCGTATAAACATCACCTTTGAACGCTAGGATCGCCTGACGTGAGTTTTCAGTCGTGAAAGTTTCACTCCACTCCTGGAATCGACCTACGTTCAAATCTGCGATTTTGTCGCTCACCTTCATCAATGATGAGACATCAGCAGGCGTCAGTTTACGGCAAACTTCAATCAGCTGTTTGGAATATTCAATTAACTCAGGTTGAGTAAACTTTTCCGTTGCTAACGGAGACTCATAATCCAGTGTCTTAGCAGGAGAAACTACGATAAGCATGACTTTAACTCTATCCTTTTAATTTTATATACCGTTAAGGGTACAAAAAAAGCCATGCATTGTCTGCATGGCTTTTTGAATCGTGCTGATAGTTTTTAACTATGACACTTAGTCTTTTTTATCGTTGTACCAGATGCCTTCTTCCAGCTGAGACTTCAGCTCAGGGAAGTCGTTGGCATCAAATGTTGGTACCTTACCTGCATCTAGCTGACGGTTGTAGTCTTTAGCCAGCTTGATAACAATGCCCGATAGCAAAATAATCGCTACCAAGTTCACAATCGCCATTAGACCCATTGACACATCGGCCAACGACCATACAACTGGCAGGGAAGCCATCGCACCAAACATCACCATACCTAAGAAGACAATACGGAATACGCTAATGCCGGCTTTATGGTTATGCTCCAGGAAAACCAAGTTCGTCTCTGCATATGAGTAGTTTGCAATGATCGATGTAAACGCGAAGAAGAAGATTGCCACTGCAACGAAAATGCCACCCCAGTCACCAACTTGTGAGCTCAATGCGCGCTGTGTCAGTTCGATGCCAGTAACTTCTGTCGCCTGACCTACGTATTCACCAGACATCAGGATAATCGCTACCGTCGAAGAACAGATCACGATCGTATCCATAAACACACCCAGCATCTGAACATAACCCTGAGACGCAGGGTGCGGCGGGTACGGTGTTGCAGATGCTGCAGCGTTTGGCGCAGAACCCATACCAGCTTCGTTCGAGAATAGGCCTCGTTTTACACCGTTAATCATCGCTTGTGCGATAGCGTAGCCTAAACCACCTGCCGCTGCTTCTTGTAGGCCAAAGGCACTCTTAACAATCAGAGTAAGTACCGCAGGAAGCTTCTCGATATTTGCGAACATCACCACTAGCGCGAGCGCAAGGTAAAGCAGAGCCATAAGTGGAACAATCATCTCTGCGACTTTAGCGATACGTTTGATACCACCAAAGATAACCGCAGCAGACAAGCCAACAACAGCGATACCCACATAGAGAGAGTTCCAGCCAAATGCCGTATTCATCGCATTTACAATAGAGTTAGCTTGAACCGCGTTGAACACCAAACCAAAAGCGATAATCAGGAGAACCGAGAACAATACGCCCATCCAGCGCATGCCCAGGCCTTTTTCCATGTAGTAAGCAGGGCCACCACGGTAGTTGCCATCATCATCTTTGGTTTTGTATAGCTGTGCCAGAGTGCTCTCTGCAAACGAGGTTGCCATACCTAACATGGCAATCAGCCACATCCAGAAGATAGCACCAGGGCCACCCGCTGTTAGTGCTACAGCAACACCAGCCATATTACCAGTACCAACACGTGCGGCAAGACTGGTACAAAGTGCTTGGAAAGAAGAAATACCAGCTTT belongs to Vibrio sp. STUT-A11 and includes:
- a CDS encoding sodium:alanine symporter family protein; this encodes MTDLINLMNDLLWGSILVYLLVGVGIYFTFRLGFIQFRHFGHMFSVLKNSRKADKAGISSFQALCTSLAARVGTGNMAGVAVALTAGGPGAIFWMWLIAMLGMATSFAESTLAQLYKTKDDDGNYRGGPAYYMEKGLGMRWMGVLFSVLLIIAFGLVFNAVQANSIVNAMNTAFGWNSLYVGIAVVGLSAAVIFGGIKRIAKVAEMIVPLMALLYLALALVVMFANIEKLPAVLTLIVKSAFGLQEAAAGGLGYAIAQAMINGVKRGLFSNEAGMGSAPNAAASATPYPPHPASQGYVQMLGVFMDTIVICSSTVAIILMSGEYVGQATEVTGIELTQRALSSQVGDWGGIFVAVAIFFFAFTSIIANYSYAETNLVFLEHNHKAGISVFRIVFLGMVMFGAMASLPVVWSLADVSMGLMAIVNLVAIILLSGIVIKLAKDYNRQLDAGKVPTFDANDFPELKSQLEEGIWYNDKKD
- the yaaA gene encoding peroxide stress protein YaaA; amino-acid sequence: MLIVVSPAKTLDYESPLATEKFTQPELIEYSKQLIEVCRKLTPADVSSLMKVSDKIADLNVGRFQEWSETFTTENSRQAILAFKGDVYTGLEAESLSEADFDYAQDHLRMLSGLYGLLKPLDLMQPYRLEMGTKLANDKGANLYQFWGNVITDKLNEAIVAQGDNVLINLASNEYFKAVKPKNLDAQVITPIFKDCKNGQYKVISFYAKKARGMMARYIIENRIESVADLTKFDTAGYYFVEEESTPTELVFKREEQN